One Brassica napus cultivar Da-Ae chromosome C2, Da-Ae, whole genome shotgun sequence DNA window includes the following coding sequences:
- the LOC125581435 gene encoding DNA damage-repair/toleration protein DRT100-like, whose product MDAKKAVTIVFCNAVVLLLATVAAQACLPSDRAALLEFRSHLNEPYIGVFNSWKGQDCCHGWYGVSCDPTNRRVSAVTLRGISEEPIFQRAKRKGVMTGSISPAICELAQLSGVTLSDWEGISGAIPACITNLPAMRHVDLVGNKISGEIPANIGNLLKLTVLNLADNRISGAIPPSIARLPSLTHLDLRNNGLTGVIPVYIGRLKMLSRVLLSGNKLSGQIPESLTRIYRLADLELSMNRITGPIPPSLGRMSVLATLNLDGNLISGEIPGSLMTSSISNLNLSGNLLGGKIPNAFGPRSYFTVLDLSNNRLQGEIPESITTASFIGHLDVSHNQLCGKIPAGSPFDHLDATSFGYNRCLCGTPLGDCGK is encoded by the coding sequence ATGGATGCTAAGAAGGCGGTAACGATAGTGTTCTGCAACGCCGTCGTTTTGCTCCTCGCCACCGTCGCCGCCCAAGCTTGTCTCCCCTCCGACAGAGCGGCGCTTCTCGAGTTCCGATCACACCTCAACGAGCCTTACATCGGCGTATTCAACTCGTGGAAAGGCCAAGACTGCTGCCACGGCTGGTACGGCGTGAGCTGCGACCCCACCAACCGCCGCGTCTCCGCCGTCACCCTCCGCGGAATCTCCGAGGAGCCGATTTTCCAGCGCGCGAAACGGAAAGGCGTCATGACCGGCTCCATCTCCCCGGCGATATGCGAACTCGCTCAGCTCTCCGGCGTCACCCTCTCCGACTGGGAAGGAATCTCCGGCGCGATTCCCGCCTGCATCACGAACCTCCCCGCCATGAGACACGTAGACCTCGTCGGAAACAAAATCTCCGGCGAGATTCCGGCGAACATCGGGAACCTCCTGAAGCTGACGGTTTTAAACCTCGCCGATAATCGGATCTCCGGCGCGATTCCGCCGTCGATCGCGAGGCTGCCGAGCTTAACGCATCTCGATCTGAGGAACAACGGTTTAACCGGAGTCATACCGGTATACATCGGCCGGCTAAAGATGCTGAGCCGGGTTCTATTAAGCGGTAACAAACTCTCGGGTCAAATACCCGAGTCTCTGACCCGGATCTACCGGTTAGCGGATCTCGAGCTCTCGATGAACAGGATCACAGGCCCGATCCCGCCTTCGTTGGGGAGAATGTCGGTGCTCGCGACGCTTAATCTCGACGGGAACTTGATCTCGGGGGAGATCCCGGGGAGTCTGATGACGTCATCGATCTCGAATTTGAATTTGAGCGGGAACCTTCTCGGTGGGAAGATACCGAACGCGTTTGGGCCGAGGTCGTACTTCACGGTGCTGGATCTCTCGAACAACCGTTTGCAGGGGGAGATTCCGGAGAGCATCACTACGGCGTCGTTTATTGGGCATTTAGACGTGAGTCATAACCAGCTGTGTGGGAAGATTCCGGCGGGATCTCCTTTTGATCATCTAGATGCGACGTCGTTTGGTTATAATAGGTGTCTGTGTGGAACGCCTCTTGGGGACTGTGGGAaataa